The Leifsonia xyli genomic sequence GCCGGTGCGCGCGCACCTGCTGACCGCGCCATCGCCCGACGACGGCGAGACGGTGTACGACCTGGATGAGGAGGCCATCCAGCGCATCGCCGACGATGCGGGGTGGCGCGCGTGAGCACCCCGGCGGGCTACTCCGGCACCCCACTCTGGCGGAAGCTCGGGCTGAAGCCCGGGATGCGCGTGGCGGTGCTGCACGCGGACGACGGCTGGAACCTCCCGCTCGATGGCGCACCGGAGGTCTCCTGGGTCGACTCGGGACAAGCGGGTCTCATCCTCGCCTTCTACCGCGCGGCCGCGGACTACCTGGCCGAGCTGGACGACCTCGGGGAGCGCATCCGACCCGACGGGATGGTGTGGGCGGCGTGGCCGCGCAAGGCCGCCGGGCACGTCAGCGACCTCGACGAGAACGTCATCCGCAACGCCGCCCTCGAGCGGGGACTCGTGGACGTGAAGGTCGCCGCCGTCGACACCGACTGGTCCGGCCTCAAACTCGTCTGGCGCCGCGAGAACCGCTGATTCCCTCGGCCTCGCCGCCGGGCTAGGCGAAGGGCACGTGCTGGGTGACCCACGCGTGCATCGCGATGGCGGCCGCGGCCGACGCGTTGATGGAGCGGGTGGAGCCGAACTGCGCGATCTCGACCACGGCGTCGGCCGCGTCGAGGGCCGCGGGCGACAGACCCGGACCCTCCTGCCCGAAGAGCAGCACGCACTCCCGCGGCAGCGCGAAGGTCTCGATGCCGACGGAGCCGGGCACGTTGTCGATCGCGATCACGGGAAGCCCCGCGCCGCGCGCCCACGCGACGAACGCCTCCACGTCGTCGTGGTGGACGACGTGCTGGTAGCGGTCGGTCACCATCGCGCCGCGCTTGTTCCAGCGCCGCCGGCCGATGATGTGGACGGTGTCGGCGAGGAACGCGTTCGCACTGCGAACGATGGAGCCGATGTTCATGTCGTGCTGCCAGTTCTCGATCGCGACGTGGAACGGGTGCCGGCGCTGGTCCAGGTCGGCGACGATCGCCTCCACGCTCCAATAGTGGTAGCGGTCGATGACGTTGCGCGTGTCGCCGTGGCGCAGGAGTTCGGGGTCGTACCGGGGGTCGTCGGGCCATTCGCCGGGCCACGGTCCGACGCCGTTGGTCGTCAACTCGTGCGTCGGGTTCGGCGTCTCGTCCACCGGTCCAGGTTATCCACCGACCGCACGCGACCTCACCGCTGCGCGGCCCGCGCCCCTAAGCTGGACGCATCCGATTCCCGCCGAAAGGAGTCCGCGTGACGCGTCGCGACGAGATCGAGTGCTGGCTCACCGACATGGACGGCGTGCTCGTCCACGAGAACCAGGCGCTGCCTGGGGCGTCGGAGCTCATCCAGCAGTGGCGTGACCAGGGCACGCCCTTTCTGGTGCTGACGAACAACTCGATCTTCACCCCGCGCGACCTCGCCGCCCGGCTGCGCACCTCCGGCCTGGATGTGCCCGAGGAGTCCATCTGGACCTCCGCGCTCGCCACCGCCGACTTCCTCAAGTCGCAGATGCCCGGGGGCAGCGCGTACGTCATCGGCGAGGCCGGTCTCACAACGGCCCTCCACGAGGCGGGGTTCATCATGACCGACACGAACCCGGACTACGTCGTCGTCGGCGAGACCCGCAGCTACTCCTTCGACGCGATCACGAAGGCGATCCGCCTGATCGGCAAGGGCGCGCGGTTCATCTCCACGAACCCCGACGCCACCGGCCCGAGCGCCGAGGGCCCGCTGCCCGCGACCGGGGCGGTGACCGCGATGATCACCAAGGCGACGGGACGCGATCCGTACGTGATCGGCAAACCGAACCCGATGATGTTCCGCTCGGCGATGAACCGCATCGGCGCGCACTCCGAGAACACCGCCATGATCGGCGACAGGATGGACACCGACGTCGTCGCGGGCATCGAGGCCGGGCTGCACACCATCCTGGTGCTCACCGGCATCAGCGACCGCACGGAGATCGAGCGCTACCCGTTCCGCCCGGACGAGGTGCTGACGGGCATCAACGAGCTGGTCGCCCGGGAGCCGGTCGAGACCGAGCTCTGACGGTCGGGGCCGGGCCGGGACGGGGCGTCAGGCGCTCGGGCCGGGGCCCGCGACCGACGAGGTGAGGTGCTGCCCGCTCGACCGGTTCGCGAAGCAGTAGTAGGAGCGCTGGCCGCTCTTCCACTGCTCCTCGGTCGCCGGGTAGGAGCCGACCACCTGGAGGTCGGGATACGCGCCCGCCGCCCCGAGGTCCACGACGCCGGAGGCGGTGCACAGGGCCGGGATCTGGGCGGCCAGCGCGTCGGCTCCCGGGTAGGGGGCGGCCGGGTCGGCGGAGACCAGGTTCGTATAGAGCAGCTGCGCCGTGTGCGGCGCGGCGCAGTCCACGACCGTGAAGTCCTCGGCCCACACCGAGGTGAAGGGCTGCAGACACTCGCCACCGCCCAGCGCGTCCCACGGGTGGGTGCCTGGCCCGACGGCGGCGGCCGGCTTCGGGGTCACGGTGGGGACGGGCGTCGGCGTCGGGGTCGGCGTGGGGCTCGCGGACGTGCCCGCGCTGGTCGCCGAGGGCTGCGGAGCCGCCTTTCCCGACGCGAACAGGGACGGGATGAGCGTGCCCAGCGCGAAGAGGCCGACGAGCACGAGCACCACGGCGAGACCGGCCAGCGCGAGGAGAAGGATGCGGTTGTTGCGGTTCGCCCACAGGGCGGAGACCGTGCCGCCAGGGCCGCCGGATCCGCCGGCGTCGCCCGTGGTGGTCTCGGGTGCTCCGCCGCCCTCGGCTGCGACGGCAGCGCCCCCGGCGAGGACGGCCCCCGTACCTGCAGGACGACGCGGCGTTGCCGCCTCGGCAGCTTCCGCCGGCGTGAAGGCGACGGTCGCGGGCCCTGTGGCCTCCAGCGAGCTCAGCTGCGGGCCTTCGAGGTCCGCGGCCGGTTGCGGCCCGGTTTCCAGCCCCCGGCCGAACGCAGCCGCGGACGGGTACGCCTCGGTCGGCGGGGACTCCGCCTCGGGCGCGGACTCGACGTCATCTCCGGGCTCGACGGGCCCTTCGGGCTCGGGATCAGCCGCGGCCTCCGCGGCCGGCTCGGCGACGACATCGCCGAAGAGTGCCGCAAGGCCGTCAGTGTCCGCGGTGCCCGTGTCGGCCTCGGGTTCCGGCGTCGTGTCTTCCGGCTGCTCCGGCGCGGGGGCGGGTTGCAGCCAGAAGGGTGTGGACGCTGCCGCGATGCTCTCCGAGTCGATCGGGCTCGTCGCGGGCGAGGGGATTCCGCCGAGCGCGACCTCCGCCTCGGCGGCCGGGATCTGCGGCTCGGACGGGAGCACCTCGGGCGCGCGCGGCTCGTCGGCCACGGGAGTCGGATCGACGGCGGGTGCGGTCGGGTTCGCGGGTCTCAGCAGCGTGGGGTCGATCGGGATGACGCTCGTCGTGTCGCCGATGATCGACCGACCGGACGGCTTCTCGGCGTCTGACGCGCCGAGGCCGAGGAGCGCGGCGAGCCCATGACTCTCGTCATCCTCCGCCTCGGCGGGGGGCGCGGGCGGCGGATCGAAGATCGTCCGCGGGCGCTCCGGCTCGGCCGCCTGCGGGGGCTGTGACGGCTCGATCACCCAGGAGCGGGCGGCGACGGGGATCTCGCCTGTCGGCTCGACCGTCGGGGGCGCATCGCTGGGGACCGGCGGTTCGACGCCCGCGAGCGACGCGTCGACGGGTGGCGGCTCGACCGGGTCGGCCAGCGGGGACCGATACACGGGCGGGACCAGTGGCGGAGCAGCTTCCGGCTCTCGCGGCGACGCCGACTCCGACTCCTCAGCGCGCTCCGGGGTCACGGGCAGGGCCACGGTCGGGGCGCTATCGTCGGGACGGTCCGCCTCCACCGCCGGGTCGGTCGCGGTACCGGGAGTCAGGTTCCACGAAAAGGCCACCGGGAACTCGGACGCCGGCTGCTCCTGCACTGCAGGCTCGTCGGGCGGAGAGCCCAAGAGGTCTTCGAAGCTCGCAGGCGCCGGCGCGGGTTCTGTCGGAACAGGGGTTCCGGGCACGTCCGCCACAGCGTCCGGCTCTGTCCCCTGCGCGGCCTCCTCCACACGAAGGGGCTCCACAGGGCGCCCTCCGGTCAGCTGCTGCAGCAGCCACTCCGAGCTGCCGAACTCCGGCTCCGCCGACGCGGGTACCGGATCCCCCGGGCGCTCCTCGTCCTCAGCGCCCCTCCCGCGCTCGTCGGACATCAGGCCAGCCCCAGATCCTTCAGGCCGATAGCGGCGAAGTACGGGTAGCCCGCGCCCTCGATGACCTCGCGCGCGCCGGTGTCGCGGTCGACCACGACGGCGACGGCCGCGATCTCGGCTCCGACCTTCTTCAGGGCCTCGATCGCCTTGAGCGGCGAGCCGCCGGTGGTGCTGGTGTCTTCGAGCACGATGACGCGCTTGCCGGCGAGATCGGGACCCTCGACCTGCTTGCCGCGGCCGTGGTCCTTCGGCTCCTTACGGACGACGAACGCGTCGTAGGCCAGGCCCTGCGCGGCACCCTGGTGCAGGATGGCCGCGGCGACCGGGTCGGCGCCCATCGTCATTCCGCCGACGGCGACCACGTCGGGGACGTCGCGGATGAGATCGATCATCACTTGTCCGATCAGCGGCGCGACACGATGGTCGAGGCTCACCTTGCGCAGGTCGACGTAGTAGCTCGCCTTCTTTCCGCTGGTGAGCGTGAAGTCGCCGTGGAACACGGCCTCGGCGGCGATGTAGTCGATGAGCTGCTGTCGTGCGTCGGTCACATCCCGATTCTAGAGGGGAACGCCCGTCGCTCCCCGGTTCTCCACAGGCCGTCGGAGGCTCCCGATACGATCGGGGCATGCGCGTCGCCACCTGGAATGTGAACTCCATCCGCACTCGTGTGGCCCGGGTGGTCGAGTGGATGGTGCGCGAGGACGTCGACGTGCTCGCCATGCAGGAGATCAAGTGCAAGCCCGAGCAGTTCCCGTACGCGGCGTTCGAGGAGGCGGGCTACGAGGTCGTGCTGCACGGGCTCAACCAGTGGAACGGCGTCGCGATCGCCAGCCGGCTGCCGCTGCAGGACGTCGAGATCGGCTTCCCGGACATGCCCGGCTTCCTCAAGGACCACGACGGCCCCGACCTGCCGAAGGAGGCGCGGGCCATCGGCGCGACCGTCGACGGCGTTCGCCTGTGGAGCCTCTACGTGCCCAACGGCCGCTCGCTCGCCGACCCGCACTACGTGTACAAGCTCGACTGGCTGGCCGCCCTCGCCGCCGACACGCAGCGCTGGCTGACGGCCGATCCGCAGCTGCAGCTGGCCCTCATGGGCGACTGGAACGTCGCCCCGCTCGACTCCGACGTCGGCGACCCGAGCCTCGTGCCCGGCCTCTCGACCCACATCTCGCCGCCCGAGCGCACGGCTTTCGCCGCGTTCGAGAAGGCGGGACTCACCGACGTCGTGCGGCCGATCGTGCCCGACGGCTACACCTACTGGGACTACAAGCAGCTGCGGTTCCCGCGCAACGAGGGTCTGCGGATCGACTTCATCCTCGGGTCGCAGGCGTTCGCCGACCGGGTCGTGGGGGCGAGCATCCACCGCAACGAGCGCAAGGGCGACGCCCCCAGCGATCACGTACCCGTGCTCGTCGAACTCGCGGCGCCTCCGGAGGACGAGGACGACGACGACCGTCCCATGATCTTCGGCTGATGAGCGCACACCCGCCCGCCTACCCGCCATCGGACGCCGGTCGCGCGCGGCGGCCGGTGGTCGTGTGGGACCTCGTCACCACGATCGTGCTCGTGGTTCTCGCGGCGATCATCGCGGCGGTGCTCACCTTCGCGGCGTTCTTCCTGGTCTTCGCGAGCGACCCGTGCGGGGCCTCCACGGTCTGCGACACCGGCCGGATGGGCGTCGGCTTCTTCATCGCCCTGCTCGGGCCGGCCGCGGTAACCCTCGTGACGGTGATCGTCGCGGTAGTGCTGCTCGTCGTTCGCCGAAGGGCCTTCTGGGTGCCGATCGTGTGCATCCTGCTCGCCGCGGGCGTCTGGGTCGGCGGCGCGGCGCTCGTCGTGTCCGGCGTGCCCGGCGCCACGTTCTGAACCCGGGCACGGCGGACAAGCGCTTCGCTTTCCACGATCCGCCTGGGAAATCCAGGCCCTAGCCCCATCCCGGCTCAGGCCTACCGTCGGGCACGACAGAGAAGACGACGAGAGGAGCCGACATGGCTGCAGTGACCAAGTCCATCGATGTGAACGTCCCGGTGACTACCGCGTACAACCAGTGGACCCAGTTCGAGTCGTTCCCCCACTTCCTCGACGAGGTGGAGGAGATCACCCAGGTGGACGACACCACCAACCACTGGCGCGTGAAGATCGGCGGCGTGGAGCGCCAGTTCGACACGGTCATCACCGAGCAGCTCCCCGACGAGCGCGTGGCGTGGAAGTCGGTCGCCGGCGACACCGATCACGCGGGCGTCGTCACCTTCCACCGGCTCTCGGACACCGAGACCAAGGTGACGGTCCAGCTCGAGTGGGCGCCCTCCGACGCTCTCGAGAAGGTCGGCGCGGTCTTCGGCCTCGACGACCACGCGGTGAAGAAGGACCTCGAGAACTTCAAGAAGTTCATCGAGTCGCAGGGCACCGCGACCGGCGCCTGGCGCGGCGAGGTGGACCGCGGCGACACGGTCTGACCCTCCCTGAATCTGCGACGGCCCCGGCGGACTTCCGCCGGGGCCGTCGGCTGATCAACGCGACACCGGATGCACCCGACCAGCACCAGAGCGACGGCGACCAGACGCTACTCCACGTTCACCCCGCGCCGCTTCGCCGCGGCCGAGTAGATCCGCTCCACCACCCACAGCAGCACCCCGATCGCGAGCAGGGCCAGGGCGATCGTGTACTGCCCGGCCGGACGTCCTGACGTCCACGGGAACACCAGGTAGAGGCACGTGATCGCGCCGATGATCGGCAGCGCCGTCGGCGTCCGGAAGTGCTTGTGGTCGACCGGCTGCTTGCGCAGCACGAGCACGGCGATGTTCACCACCGAGAACACGGCGAGCAGCAGGAGGGAGGTCGTGCCTCCCAGCAGCGCCACGATCGAGCCCTTCGGGTCGAGCGACACGTAGACGATGAGCCCCACGGCGAGCGCCGACGTGAACAGGATGGCCGTCCACGGCGTCCGGCGCTTCGGCGAGACCTTCGCCAGGAACGGCGGCAGCACCTTCTGCCGGCTCATCCCGTAGAGCAGGCGGCTCGCCATCATCATGTTGATCAGCGCGGTGTTGGCCACCGCGAACATGGAGATGAAGGGCAGCAGGTCGTTGATGGGGAAGCCCGGCGCCGCCGCCTCCACCGCGGTGACCAGCGGCGTCTCGCTGCCGGCCAGCTGACCGATCGGCACGAGCGCCACGACCGTGATCGAGACGAGCACGTAGATGACGGCCGCGATGCCGAGGCCGCTGAGCATCATCTTCGGGAAGATGCGGCTCGGGTCCTTCGTCTCCTCGGCCATGTTGACCGAGTCCTCGAACCCGACCATCGCGAAGAAGGCCAGCGACGTCGCCGTGCTGACCGCGAGCAGGATGCCCTTGTCCTCCGGCGTCTCGAACGCGACCACCCGGGACCAGTCGGCGTTGCCGCCGCTGATCGCCCAGAGGCCGATGAAGATGACGAGCAGCAGGCCGGACAGCTCGACGAGGGTGAGCACGACGTTCAGCCACACGCTCTCGGTGACGCCGCGCAGGTTGACCAGCATGATCAGCACGATGAACGCGAGCGCGATCAGCATCGTCGTCAGGTTGTCGTCCGGGATGCCGAAGCCGACCGTGAGGTTCACCGCGAACGCGCGCGATGCGGTCGACGCCGACGTGATCCCGGAGGTCATCACGATGAAGCACACGATGAACGTGAAGAAGTGGATGCCGAACGCCTTATGCGTGTACAGCGCAGCGCCGGCCGCCTGCGGGTACTTGGTCACCAGCTCCAGGTAGGAGAACGCGGTGACGGTCGCGACGCCGAACGCCAGCAGGAACGGCAGCCAGGCGGCGCCGCCCACCTCAGCGGCGACCTGCCCGGTGAGGGCATAGACGCCCGTGCCGAGGATGTCGCCGACGATGAACAGCAGGAGAAGCCCGGGCCCGAGAGCCCTCTTCAGCTCCGGCTGCTCCGGCTCGACGGTCTTGACCACCTGGGTCCACGACGGATCGCTCACGGTCGACTCCCTTCGCATCGCGGGTTCGGGGAGTCACTGTATGTGAGTTCTCACAGAAATGGGAGCCCTTGCGGCGAGGACCTACTGCCGCCCGGTGAACTCGTCCATCGAGTCGTAGACCCCGAACACCCGCCCGGCCACCGCGTCCCACACCCGGAGCGGCAGCACGCCGCGGAGCGTCTTCGCCAGGCCGACCGACCAGGGCAGCATGAGCATCGGCTTGCCGGCGAGCATCGCCCGCCACACCCGGTCGACCACGTACTCCGGGGTCATGATCGGGGTCAGGAGCGGACCCCGCGCGCCCTCGAACATCCCGGTGTCGATGTAGCTCGGCGCCACGGTCGTCACCTTGACGTGCCCGAAACCCTGCTGCACGAGCTCCAATCGGAGGCTGTCGCTCCAGCCGATCACCGCCCACTTGCTGGCCGCGTACACGCTCATGCGCGGATTGCTGATCGTGCCGGCGGCGGAGGCGATGTTGACGATGCGCGATTCGCGGGCGCTCCGCTGCATCCCGGGCAGGAACTCGCGGGTGACGTACATCGGCGCGAGCGCGTTGACCTGCATGGTCGGGCGCGTGTCGTCGCCGTTATCGTGCTCCCAGAAGTACTTGCCGCGGACGATGCCGGCGTTGTTGATGAGCACGTCGATACCGCCGACCTCCTTGCGGACGGCCTGCGCACTCTGGG encodes the following:
- a CDS encoding cyclase, which gives rise to MAAVTKSIDVNVPVTTAYNQWTQFESFPHFLDEVEEITQVDDTTNHWRVKIGGVERQFDTVITEQLPDERVAWKSVAGDTDHAGVVTFHRLSDTETKVTVQLEWAPSDALEKVGAVFGLDDHAVKKDLENFKKFIESQGTATGAWRGEVDRGDTV
- a CDS encoding HAD family hydrolase, giving the protein MDGVLVHENQALPGASELIQQWRDQGTPFLVLTNNSIFTPRDLAARLRTSGLDVPEESIWTSALATADFLKSQMPGGSAYVIGEAGLTTALHEAGFIMTDTNPDYVVVGETRSYSFDAITKAIRLIGKGARFISTNPDATGPSAEGPLPATGAVTAMITKATGRDPYVIGKPNPMMFRSAMNRIGAHSENTAMIGDRMDTDVVAGIEAGLHTILVLTGISDRTEIERYPFRPDEVLTGINELVAREPVETEL
- a CDS encoding exonuclease, which translates into the protein MRVATWNVNSIRTRVARVVEWMVREDVDVLAMQEIKCKPEQFPYAAFEEAGYEVVLHGLNQWNGVAIASRLPLQDVEIGFPDMPGFLKDHDGPDLPKEARAIGATVDGVRLWSLYVPNGRSLADPHYVYKLDWLAALAADTQRWLTADPQLQLALMGDWNVAPLDSDVGDPSLVPGLSTHISPPERTAFAAFEKAGLTDVVRPIVPDGYTYWDYKQLRFPRNEGLRIDFILGSQAFADRVVGASIHRNERKGDAPSDHVPVLVELAAPPEDEDDDDRPMIFG
- a CDS encoding orotate phosphoribosyltransferase; translation: MTDARQQLIDYIAAEAVFHGDFTLTSGKKASYYVDLRKVSLDHRVAPLIGQVMIDLIRDVPDVVAVGGMTMGADPVAAAILHQGAAQGLAYDAFVVRKEPKDHGRGKQVEGPDLAGKRVIVLEDTSTTGGSPLKAIEALKKVGAEIAAVAVVVDRDTGAREVIEGAGYPYFAAIGLKDLGLA
- a CDS encoding amino acid permease codes for the protein MSDPSWTQVVKTVEPEQPELKRALGPGLLLLFIVGDILGTGVYALTGQVAAEVGGAAWLPFLLAFGVATVTAFSYLELVTKYPQAAGAALYTHKAFGIHFFTFIVCFIVMTSGITSASTASRAFAVNLTVGFGIPDDNLTTMLIALAFIVLIMLVNLRGVTESVWLNVVLTLVELSGLLLVIFIGLWAISGGNADWSRVVAFETPEDKGILLAVSTATSLAFFAMVGFEDSVNMAEETKDPSRIFPKMMLSGLGIAAVIYVLVSITVVALVPIGQLAGSETPLVTAVEAAAPGFPINDLLPFISMFAVANTALINMMMASRLLYGMSRQKVLPPFLAKVSPKRRTPWTAILFTSALAVGLIVYVSLDPKGSIVALLGGTTSLLLLAVFSVVNIAVLVLRKQPVDHKHFRTPTALPIIGAITCLYLVFPWTSGRPAGQYTIALALLAIGVLLWVVERIYSAAAKRRGVNVE
- a CDS encoding rRNA methyltransferase, which encodes MDETPNPTHELTTNGVGPWPGEWPDDPRYDPELLRHGDTRNVIDRYHYWSVEAIVADLDQRRHPFHVAIENWQHDMNIGSIVRSANAFLADTVHIIGRRRWNKRGAMVTDRYQHVVHHDDVEAFVAWARGAGLPVIAIDNVPGSVGIETFALPRECVLLFGQEGPGLSPAALDAADAVVEIAQFGSTRSINASAAAAIAMHAWVTQHVPFA
- a CDS encoding 3-oxoacyl-ACP reductase — protein: MARTVRGARVLITGAASGMGRLYAERAVLEGARAVILWDRDETALMDLTHRLRREVLAGRTAAAWGAPQGSPSSAAGRPTTSVLPYVVDLSELGAIAQSAQAVRKEVGGIDVLINNAGIVRGKYFWEHDNGDDTRPTMQVNALAPMYVTREFLPGMQRSARESRIVNIASAAGTISNPRMSVYAASKWAVIGWSDSLRLELVQQGFGHVKVTTVAPSYIDTGMFEGARGPLLTPIMTPEYVVDRVWRAMLAGKPMLMLPWSVGLAKTLRGVLPLRVWDAVAGRVFGVYDSMDEFTGRQ